The genomic segment ATTGCATTATGCTATAAGTGCAAGACGACTAAAAATTGTCAGATCCCTTGTAATGCATGATGCAGATGTTAATTTAGCTAACAATGCAGGCATTACTCCGCTTCAGCAAGCTGCATATACAAATGATTTTGCTATTGTGGATTACTTGCTTGATAATGGAGCAGATCCAGATATTTTAAATGCAAATGGCATAAATGCTTGTGAACTTGCTTATGCAAAAGGCAATTTTTCTATGGCTCATCATCTTAAACCATATACTCATGGTGAGTGTGGAAAGTATGTCAATGAATTAAAGACTACAAAAAGGGGGAAGTAAATGAAAATAGTAGTAAATGGTGAAGAAAAAACTTTTGATAATGGTATAACTTTAGCCGATATTATAGAAAAACTAGGTATCGCTGATAAAGTTATGGCTGCTGCTGTAAATATGGAAGTTGTAAAAAAAGATAACTGGTCATCTTTTGTTCCAAAAGATGGTGATAAAATAGAGTTGTTACACTTTGTTGGAGGAGGATGATACTTCTATTGCTGCAACAGCTATAGCAAAACCTCCATCGTGTGCAATTGAAAGAGAGGTGGAGGTTATGTTGTATCTTTCAATAATTCTGTTGTTTAAGGTAAAAGAGGGAGCACCTCTTTTATCTTTTTGAATTTGAATATCATGAAAACTAAGTTCAGATCCTATTCCTGTTCCTAAAGCTTTGGCTACTGCCTCTTTTGCCGCCCAAAATCCAGCTGCTGTTTGAGCTTTTTTAACCATGGCAATCTCTTGGCTATTTAAAAAGCGAGTGAGAAATTTTTCGCCATATTTTTTCATTGATGCTTCAATGCGATCAATAACAACTATGTCTACGCCTATCATTGAATGACAAATTCCGTAAAGTAGACATTCGCAATTTCACCATCTTCAAGATATTTGTTTATTTGATTTACAATCTCCTCTTTTAA from the Hydrogenimonas thermophila genome contains:
- a CDS encoding ankyrin repeat domain-containing protein; this encodes MKRIIVILAILSSLLLADSVNGWQPLHESVYKSDFELMKKIVEKGDCDIDLQSKAGISPLHIAVKTRNLLMVNYLLDHGADVDIQDNNGYTPLHYAISARRLKIVRSLVMHDADVNLANNAGITPLQQAAYTNDFAIVDYLLDNGADPDILNANGINACELAYAKGNFSMAHHLKPYTHGECGKYVNELKTTKRGK
- the thiS gene encoding sulfur carrier protein ThiS, whose protein sequence is MKIVVNGEEKTFDNGITLADIIEKLGIADKVMAAAVNMEVVKKDNWSSFVPKDGDKIELLHFVGGG
- the acpS gene encoding holo-ACP synthase; protein product: MIGVDIVVIDRIEASMKKYGEKFLTRFLNSQEIAMVKKAQTAAGFWAAKEAVAKALGTGIGSELSFHDIQIQKDKRGAPSFTLNNRIIERYNITSTSLSIAHDGGFAIAVAAIEVSSSSNKV